Sequence from the Planctomycetota bacterium genome:
GGCGGTGCTGTTCAAAGGGTCCGGGTTCTACACGACGGACTACCGCAGCGCGTCTTACAAGGAAGCGGCCCGTAAGGAAAGCGGCGCGGGGAAGACCTCAGAGGCGGGGAAGAAGAAAGGCGCGGAGGACAAGCCGGGCGCGAGCAAGGACTAAGCCGAAGGAGTGGCCCA
This genomic interval carries:
- a CDS encoding zinc ribbon domain-containing protein, whose amino-acid sequence is MPTYEYECGACGHRFERFQSITADPIRVCPSCKKRKVRRLLGKGGAVLFKGSGFYTTDYRSASYKEAARKESGAGKTSEAGKKKGAEDKPGASKD